The Pyrus communis chromosome 2, drPyrComm1.1, whole genome shotgun sequence genome includes a window with the following:
- the LOC137724477 gene encoding small ribosomal subunit protein uS13c-like, which yields MAYSSPQGFHWESTSTATTAAPPSIQPFPRETFLSQHNLNCPYLIQRCRNAAHISSSTYSVAHLRFCQKRIKLDPIVTHTQTQSSLLSQLTHAEITTMAQTLAMPLAPSLSVICNGRNLNPLSNTLSFPIRPPNQVGGLSIKCVRVGGVEIPNNKRVEYSLQYVHGIGRTRARTILIDLNMENKITKDLSEEELTIIRDEVSKYMIEGDLRRFNALNIRRLKEIQCYRGIRHSQGLPCRGQRTKNNTRTLKGKRVTVAGKKKAR from the exons ATGGCCTACTCTTCTCCCCAAGGCTTCCATTGGGAATCCACATCTACCGCCACAACCGCAGCCCCACCAAGTATTCAGCCGTTTCCACGTGAAACCTTTTTATCTCAGCATAATCTAAACTGTCCATATTTGATCCAACGGTGTCGAAACGCTGCGCACATAAGCAGCAGCACATACAGCGTTGCGCATTTGAGATTTTGCCAGAAGAGGATAAAGCTCGACCCCATCGTCACCCACACACAAACACAGAGCTCATTACTTTCACAACTCACACACGCAGAGATCACAACCATGGCGCAAACACTGGCAATGCCTCTGGCACCCTCCCTCTCTGTAATCTGCAATGGAAGGAACCTTAATCCCCTCTCCAACACCCTCTCCTTCCCAATCAGACCCCCCAATCAG GTTGGCGGCTTGAGCATCAAATGCGTGCGTGTTGGCGGAGTTGAAATCCCCAACAACAAAAGGGTCGAGTACTCTCTTCAGTACGTTCATGGAATTGGGCGTACCAGGGCGCGAACAATCCTAATCGACCTCAACATGGAGAACAAAATCACCAAAGATTTATCGGAAGAAGAACTCACCATTATCCGAGATGAAGTCTCCAAGTACATGATTGAAGGAGATTTG AGGAGGTTCAATGCCTTGAATATAAGGAGACTCAAGGAGATTCAGTGCTACAGAGGCATACGCCACAGTCAGGGATTGCCTTGCAGAGGACAGCGCACCAAGAACAACACTAGGACTCTGAAGGGTAAGAGGGTCACAGTTGCTGGAAAGAAAAAGGCCCGTTAG